The Terriglobales bacterium genome has a window encoding:
- a CDS encoding SIR2 family protein codes for MSAWNEYPTWIELARQLRREFFSSVADFDNRRAVSLIDKDLPAFFQLCKDLDKSTYLKFLTKVLGPKQPSALYTRLIQQIRELPAVLVVTTNADEMLEQSLGPIRVIQKTDLSSAIELCESRTSFIAKLHGTASNAESLVFATEDYAKLVQDQAYLSSLRTIFAISTVLFLGYSVRDQYVLDLLAKHAEEMRLFGPGPHFVATSDATKVVAGVHRIVYRTRRYTDHRAALTLLDCAVQSRRWQVSSAHGALAGTPIPIQGDVKSDSTAYYITDFKPPGTWLAEETAEIKDKDGNVGKVTIGLGFSNDELPTSQSTAMHDFTVGLICFDRVYLQLVSLAALFSVVKEDLFRELIEADVLRFIHTVTVPAVIYRPGDVFGDLRLIRLGGQNAVPISNDGLISTMPVREMLERQVVPAQGKEKEGRELIDKIERCVVPFEEPRSRDIGFDVSDALLMPDIPKLLGISEAISPSQVPLWLMFPYLRLADLVHTGSTCTRLTIQAAKVPFGGSQLISAAFGIPSASEWAERVASYSVSGRFDTNLGAYVLTDPQILRKILRFRSSQEGLNFRREVRTNLMRETGAEFTASVNAGLARNIPSNILQRAHDKLSLLTESSKITPVPAVWTDLLNSDNSTLYWRRKSFRLLQRMRRERKLANDDPCICGSGDKLRLCCLAPLKL; via the coding sequence GTGAGCGCATGGAATGAGTACCCAACGTGGATCGAACTTGCGCGCCAGCTGAGACGTGAGTTCTTCAGCTCTGTCGCTGATTTCGATAACAGACGTGCAGTTTCACTCATAGACAAAGACCTTCCCGCCTTCTTCCAACTCTGCAAGGATCTAGATAAGAGTACATATCTGAAATTCTTAACGAAGGTTCTCGGCCCAAAGCAACCGAGTGCTTTGTATACCAGGCTTATACAGCAGATACGGGAATTGCCAGCGGTACTCGTTGTGACGACGAATGCGGATGAGATGCTAGAGCAGTCCCTCGGACCTATCCGCGTGATTCAGAAGACCGATCTCTCGAGTGCAATCGAATTGTGCGAGTCTCGAACCTCGTTCATCGCTAAGCTACATGGGACTGCGAGCAATGCGGAAAGCCTTGTTTTCGCGACGGAAGATTACGCGAAGCTCGTGCAGGATCAAGCGTACTTGTCGTCACTCAGAACGATCTTCGCCATTTCCACTGTGCTCTTCTTAGGTTATAGCGTACGCGATCAATACGTTCTGGACCTGCTTGCGAAGCACGCAGAAGAGATGAGGCTCTTTGGTCCAGGGCCTCATTTTGTCGCTACTTCAGACGCGACAAAGGTCGTCGCGGGTGTGCACCGGATCGTCTATCGAACTCGACGCTACACTGACCATCGTGCCGCTCTCACACTACTTGATTGCGCCGTTCAGAGTCGGAGATGGCAAGTGAGTAGCGCACACGGTGCTCTTGCCGGCACTCCGATACCTATCCAAGGTGATGTGAAGAGCGATAGCACCGCCTACTACATTACGGATTTCAAACCACCAGGGACATGGCTCGCGGAAGAGACAGCAGAAATCAAAGATAAAGACGGAAATGTAGGCAAGGTCACAATTGGGCTGGGATTTTCTAACGATGAACTACCTACTTCTCAGTCCACCGCGATGCACGATTTTACTGTGGGACTGATCTGCTTTGATCGTGTTTATTTGCAGTTAGTAAGCCTGGCGGCTCTCTTTAGCGTGGTCAAAGAAGACCTATTCCGAGAACTCATCGAGGCGGACGTCCTTCGGTTTATCCATACAGTTACCGTGCCGGCTGTCATTTATAGGCCAGGCGATGTCTTTGGTGACCTTAGGCTGATAAGGCTGGGCGGGCAAAATGCCGTCCCTATTTCGAACGACGGTCTAATTTCCACAATGCCGGTACGCGAGATGCTCGAAAGGCAAGTCGTACCCGCACAAGGCAAGGAAAAAGAAGGCCGAGAACTCATCGACAAAATCGAACGCTGTGTTGTTCCTTTTGAGGAACCTCGCAGCCGAGACATAGGATTCGATGTCTCGGATGCACTCCTCATGCCCGATATTCCCAAGCTTCTAGGAATAAGCGAGGCAATTTCCCCAAGCCAAGTACCTCTTTGGCTAATGTTCCCTTATTTGCGCTTGGCAGACTTAGTCCATACGGGAAGCACGTGCACGAGACTCACTATTCAGGCGGCAAAGGTTCCTTTTGGTGGTTCACAGCTCATCAGCGCCGCCTTTGGAATTCCCTCGGCATCCGAATGGGCAGAGCGGGTTGCCAGCTATAGCGTTTCAGGTCGGTTCGATACGAACCTTGGGGCATATGTCCTAACTGATCCACAAATCCTTCGCAAAATTCTGCGCTTCCGAAGCTCACAGGAGGGCCTCAATTTCAGACGGGAGGTCCGAACAAATCTCATGCGAGAGACTGGAGCGGAGTTCACCGCATCTGTCAACGCGGGGTTAGCCAGAAATATACCTTCCAATATCCTTCAGCGAGCGCACGACAAACTATCACTACTTACTGAAAGCTCCAAAATAACTCCTGTTCCGGCTGTATGGACGGATCTACTAAATTCGGACAACTCTACTCTTTATTGGAGAAGAAAGTCATTCAGACTCCTGCAAAGAATGCGGCGAGAGCGGAAGCTTGCGAATGATGATCCTTGCATTTGCGGCTCCGGGGACAAGCTCCGGCTGTGTTGCTTAGCGCCACTCAAGTTGTAG
- a CDS encoding HEAT repeat domain-containing protein, giving the protein MRRTICLLVFLCPLLSARIRPPLGYEDIRGLAKDAPLVFRGRVVQVDLTGNGNEAKEGVALISVDRWYKGESRSLDLSHVPIHFAYYSGGFLQGHNCSDLVLDSYWITFAKSVADTAALELIHDCEGALSVSSALATSAGGDLTKQIEADFRAGLSDADPHARLVSIQRLAGLASPASREALHDVIAHDNEEESRWALFAAVKTGDVSVMPLAVPVLIAVRHDRPGPYRQPEGNLALALRELHTQEAVPYLVQIVDDAPDEVVRDCAMQALAELKSVAALETYARHLTDSSQYVRYNAMLGMKYVTQAAACSNSNPDNADADELRCKQWWESEGKSEFRP; this is encoded by the coding sequence GTGCGGCGAACCATCTGTCTGCTCGTCTTTCTCTGTCCGCTTCTGTCAGCCCGCATTCGTCCTCCCCTTGGATACGAGGACATTCGAGGCCTCGCAAAAGACGCGCCCCTGGTTTTCCGTGGCAGAGTTGTGCAGGTCGATCTAACCGGTAATGGTAACGAAGCCAAAGAAGGCGTGGCGCTTATCTCGGTCGACCGGTGGTACAAGGGTGAGAGCCGCAGTTTAGATCTCTCACATGTACCCATCCACTTCGCCTATTACTCCGGAGGATTTCTCCAAGGGCACAATTGCTCCGACCTCGTCCTCGACAGCTACTGGATCACCTTCGCGAAATCGGTTGCCGATACAGCGGCTCTGGAACTCATACATGATTGCGAAGGAGCCTTGAGCGTCTCTTCGGCGCTGGCAACAAGTGCAGGAGGCGATCTCACCAAGCAGATCGAAGCCGACTTTCGCGCAGGCCTTTCCGACGCCGATCCGCATGCTCGCTTGGTAAGCATTCAGCGTCTCGCTGGACTTGCATCTCCTGCATCTCGCGAAGCGCTGCACGATGTGATCGCGCACGACAATGAGGAAGAATCGCGCTGGGCACTATTTGCGGCAGTAAAAACCGGTGATGTCTCGGTAATGCCGCTCGCCGTACCGGTGCTCATCGCCGTGCGACATGATCGGCCCGGCCCCTATCGCCAGCCTGAGGGTAACCTGGCGTTGGCTCTGCGAGAGCTTCACACTCAGGAGGCCGTTCCCTATTTGGTCCAAATCGTTGACGATGCCCCCGACGAAGTCGTCAGGGATTGCGCGATGCAGGCTTTGGCCGAGCTAAAGAGTGTTGCTGCCCTTGAAACGTATGCCAGGCACCTCACCGACTCCTCCCAGTATGTCCGCTACAACGCGATGCTCGGAATGAAGTATGTGACGCAAGCTGCCGCGTGTTCCAATTCGAACCCGGACAACGCTGACGCAGACGAACTGCGCTGCAAGCAATGGTGGGAGTCAGAAGGAAAGTCAGAGTTCCGCCCCTGA